A genomic stretch from Juglans microcarpa x Juglans regia isolate MS1-56 chromosome 3S, Jm3101_v1.0, whole genome shotgun sequence includes:
- the LOC121257831 gene encoding uncharacterized protein LOC121257831, with protein sequence MDFRLNHAINSPSSSSSSSSSSTPNPPITTTTIAALTTTARAADSDPMQSWWESVSRARSRIHALSSILSDSSPISSLADSDRPALSLLSSPTAYSLVSSALSSPLSGSGSDSLCQWLYDTYLSSDPHLRLVVLSFLPLLSALYLSRVHSSESPSLAGFEAVLLALYASEIKSRNGKPLLISIPDLSQPSLYHTPRRTTTNNSNSASPVQSRPSVGVLSQPLEPQIAVKSTKRACIVGVALDCYYKQISQMPSWSKLEFCRSVAAWAGQDCSCRREFDKDDEFENCTSFSDNGNGNEIEGIVEEMGKVEIVRNGENLESKGTRIPLPWELLQPALKILGHCLLAPLNSQDVKDAAAMAVRSLYARATHDLVPQAILATRSLIQLDRRTRAAAKLEAKAEAKANASSNSNTPSKAKKPEILLVSK encoded by the exons ATGGATTTCCGCCTCAACCATGCTATTAACTccccctcatcctcctcctcctcctcctcctcctccacccccAATCCCCCAATTACTACCACCACCATCGCCGCCTTAACCACCACTGCCAGAGCCGCCGATTCTGACCCCATGCAGTCCTGGTGGGAGTCCGTCTCCAGAGCCCGCTCCCGCATCCACGCCCTCTCCTCCATCCTCTCCGATTCTTCCCCAA tctcttccctCGCCGACTCCGACCGCCCCGCCCTCTCCCTCCTTTCCTCCCCCACCGCCTACTCCCTCGTCTCTTCCGCCCTCTCATCCCCGCTCTCCGGCTCCGGCTCCGACTCCCTCTGCCAATGGCTCTACGACACCTACCTCTCCTCTGATCCCCATCTCCGACTCGTCGTTCTCTCCTTCCTCCCTCTCCTCTCCGCCCTCTACCTCTCCCGCGTCCACTCCTCCGAATCCCCGTCGCTCGCCGGCTTCGAGGCCGTACTCCTTGCCCTCTACGCCTCAGAGATCAAATCCCGCAACGGCAAGCCCCTCCTCATCTCCATACCCGACCTCTCCCAACCCTCCCTCTACCACACCCCCCGCCGCACCACCACCAACAACAGTAATTCTGCATCCCCTGTTCAATCAAGACCCTCCGTTGGGGTTTTGTCGCAACCTCTCGAGCCGCAGATTGCCGTTAAATCGACCAAACGCGCCTGCATCGTCGGGGTCGCGCTCGATTGCTATTACAAGCAGATCTCGCAGATGCCGAGCTGGTCCAAGCTCGAGTTTTGCCGATCCGTAGCTGCGTGGGCCGGGCAGGACTGTTCCTGCAGAAGAGAGTTCGACAAGGACGATGAATTTGAGAATTGTACTTCTTTTTCGGATAATGGGAATGGAAATGAGATTGAGGGCATAGTGGAAGAGATGGGCAAAGTGGAGATTGTGAGAAATGGGGAGAATTTGGAATCCAAGGGGACCAGAATTCCGCTACCTTGGGAGCTATTGCAGCCGGCGTTGAAGATTCTGGGGCATTGCTTGTTGGCTCCGTTGAATTCGCAAGATGTTAAGGATGCGGCAGCCATGGCAGTGAGGAGCCTGTATGCCAGAGCGACTCATGATTTGGTTCCACAGGCAATCTTGGCGACGCGGAGTCTCATTCAGCTTGATAGAAGGACGCGCGCGGCTGCCAAGTTGGAGGCCAAAGCAGAAGCGAAGGCGAATGCATCTTCGAATTCTAACACGCCTAGCAAGGCTAAGAAACCTGAAATCCTGTTGGTTTCCAAGTGA
- the LOC121258209 gene encoding 3',5'-nucleoside bisphosphate phosphatase-like gives MAGDAPVPQTIGNSNCSSYSSKKPKDKKKKKKKRGGSKKKMTAEQTLAFKSVSEWVFLEQPSSLPYSAASFVVDDFGVQKTLGKGGEKLVFEFHSHSKFSDGFMSPLKLVERAHGNGVNVLALTDHDTMSGIPEALEAARRFGIKIIPGVEISTIFSSSVESELVEPVHILAYYSSCGPTRSEELETFLANIRDGRFLRAKNMVLKLNKLKLPIKWEHVSRIAGKGVAPGRMHVARAMVEAGYVENLKQAFARYLFDGGPAYSTGSEPLAEEAIQLICKTGGMAVLAHPWALKNPAAIVRRLKDAGLHGMEVYRSDGKLAAYSDLADAYGLLKLGGSDYHGRGGQGESELGSVNLPVLAVYDFLEVARPIWCAAIRDILESYAEEPSDSNLAGIMRFGRTRIFRGGSPLSGGEDLIDRCLSLWLTNEERQNVEFDAIRLKLSHISINQAGLQVPIESI, from the exons ATGGCTGGAGACGCCCCCGTGCCTCAGACTATCGGCAATTCCAATTGCAGTAGCTATAGCTCGAAGAAACCgaaagacaaaaagaagaagaagaagaagcgtGGTGGGAGCAAGAAGAAGATGACCGCAGAGCAGACTCTGGCTTTCAAGTCCGTCAGTGAATGGGTGTTCTTGGAGCAGCCTTCTTCGTTGCCTTACTCTGCAGCGTCCTTTGTTGTCGATGACTTTGGGGTGCAGAAAACTCTTGGAAAAGGAGGGGAGAAATTGGTGTTCGAGTTCCATTCCCACTCGAAATTCAGTGATGGGTTTATGTCGCCTCTGAAGCTGGTCGAGAGAGCTCATGGGAATGGG GTCAACGTTCTTGCTCTGACAGATCATGACACAATGTCAGGCATCCCTGAGGCTCTAGAAGCTGCTCGAAGATTTGGCATTAAGATAATTCCAGGTGTTGAAATCAGTACAATATTCTCTTCAAG TGTTGAGTCTGAATTAGTCGAACCAGTGCATATCCTTGCATATTATAGCAGCTGTGGACCAACAAGGTCTGAGGAGCTGGAGACGTTCTTGGCTAACATAAGAGACGGCCGTTTCCTCCGTGCAAAGAACATGGTTTTAAAACTGAACAAGCTTAAGCTACCTATTAAGTGGGAGCATGTTTCCAGGATAGCAGGCAAGGGAGTTGCTCCCGGGAGAATGCATGTGGCCCGCGCTATGGTTGAAGCAGGTTATGTGGAAAATCTGAAACAAGCTTTTGCTCGATATCTTTTTGATGGAGGACCCGCTTACTCTAC GGGAAGTGAGCCTCTTGCTGAGGAAGCAATACAATTGATATGTAAAACAGGAGGTATGGCTGTGCTAGCACATCCATGGGCATTGAAAAATCCTGCTGCCATTGTCAGGAGGCTGAAAGATGCTGGCCTTCATGGGATGGAGGTTTACAGAAGTGATGGAAAACTAGCAG CATACAGTGACCTAGCAGATGCTTATGGCCTTTTGAAGCTTGGAGGATCGGATTATCACGGAAGAGGTGGGCAAGGCGAGTCTGAACTGGGAAGTGTAAACCTTCCAGTATTGGCTGTTTATGACTTCCTTGAGGTAGCTCGACCAATTTGGTGTGCTGCCATCAGGGACATTTTAGAGAGTTACGCCGAAGAGCCTTCTGATTCAAACCTTGCTGGGATAATGAGATTTGGGAGGACCCGGATTTTTAGAGGAGGTTCCCCCTTGAGTGGCGGCGAGGACTTGATTGATCGTTGCTTGTCTTTGTGGTTGACTAATGAAGAGAGGCAAAACGTAGAGTTTGATGCCATCAGGTTGAAGCTTTCTCATATATCTATCAATCAGGCAGGACTTCAGGTTCCTATTGAGAGCATATAA
- the LOC121258077 gene encoding chlorophyll a-b binding protein CP24 10A, chloroplastic-like gives MAATSGAVLNGLGSSFLCGGKRSQQRLLSAVDVGARVGVAVGPKKLINVVAAAQPKKSWLPGVRAGGNLVDPEWLDGSLPGDYGFDPLGLGKDPAFLKWYREAELIHGRWAMAAVVGIFVGQAWSGIPWFEAGAAPGAVAPFSFGTLLGTQLLLMGWVESKRWVDFFNPDSQSVEWATPWSKTAENFANSTGEQGYPGGKFFDPLGLAGTIKDGVYIPDVEKLERLKLAEIKHARIAMLAMLIFYFEAGQGKTPLGALGL, from the exons ATGGCTGCTACCTCTGGTGCAGTGCTAAATGGGTTGGGATCTTCTTTCTTGTGTGGAGGAAAGAGAAGCCAGCAGAGGTTGTTGTCTGCTGTTGATGTTGGAGCCAGGGTGGGTGTCGCTGTTGGGCCTAAGAAGTTGATTAATGTGGTGGCTGCTGCGCAACCAAAGAAGTCTTGGCTTCCTGGTGTGAGAGCTGGTGGCAACTTGGTCGATCCCGAGTGGCTCGATGGCTC ACTCCCAGGTGACTATGGTTTTGATCCACTGGGACTAGGAAAGGACCCAGCATTTCTGAAATGGTACAGAGAGGCCGAGCTCATTCATGGGAGGTGGGCAATGGCTGCTGTTGTCGGGATCTTTGTCGGCCAGGCATGGAGCGGTATCCCATGGTTTGAGGCTGGTGCTGCCCCTGGTGCAGTTGCTCCCTTCTCCTTTGGGACTCTCCTCGGCACGCAGCTCCTCCTCATGGGCTGGGTTGAGAGCAAAAGATGGGTGGATTTCTTCAACCCCGATTCGCAGTCCGTCGAATGGGCAACACCGTGGTCGAAGACTGCTGAGAACTTCGCCAATTCCACAGGGGAACAAGGCTACCCGGGTGGCAAATTCTTCGACCCATTGGGGTTAGCCGGCACGATCAAGGACGGCGTCTACATTCCGGACGTGGAGAAGCTGGAGAGACTGAAGTTGGCTGAAATCAAGCATGCGAGGATTGCCATGCTAGCCATGCTAATTTTCTACTTCGAGGCTGGACAAGGGAAGACACCTCTTGGTGCTCTTGGCTTGTAA
- the LOC121258150 gene encoding non-specific lipid transfer protein GPI-anchored 31-like: MAAKLSLSLVLCVLAIWAVDFAHGGSSDNAPAPSVDCSSLILNMAECLSFVSEGSSATKPEGNCCAGLKTVIKVDADCLCEAFKSSASLGVVLNVTKAMSLPSACNVSDSAVSNCALSPAAAESAPVAAPPGTATGGNEVPPTSAPAPSSGSSGSSVLTISVGSLLVGLVVASFSSF; encoded by the exons ATGGCAGCAAAGCTGAGCCTTTCTCTTGTTCTATGTGTGCTGGCCATCTGGGCAGTTGATTTTGCCCATGGTGGGTCCTCAGACAACGCCCCAGCGCCGTCTGTGGACTGTTCCAGCCTGATCTTGAACATGGCTGAATGCTTGTCCTTTGTTTCCGAGGGTAGCAGCGCAACCAAGCCGGAGGGAAATTGCTGTGCCGGCCTCAAGACGGTGATCAAGGTTGATGCTGACTGTCTCTGTGAGGCCTTCAAGAGCAGTGCTTCTCTAGGCGTGGTCCTGAATGTCACAAAGGCTATGTCCCTCCCCTCTGCATGCAATGTCTCCGATTCCGCTGTCTCTAATTGTGCAC TGTCTCCTGCTGCTGCTGAGTCTGCTCCTG TTGCTGCTCCTCCAGGGACGGCTACAGGAGGGAATGAGGTACCACCAACATCAGCACCAGCACCATCTTCAGGGAGCTCAGGTTCTTCAGTGCTCACTATTTCAGTTGGATCCCTACTTGTTGGCTTAGTGGTTGCATCATTTTCGAGTTTTTGA